GGCAGAAATATCATCTAATATCTCTCTTTTAAACTTTTTTACTTTCTCTATATCAGGCATATCAAACAAAACCCTAAGTCAAATCATTATATATCCTAGTTCCCTCTTCATGAAGAACCTCAAAACGTTTTTCTAAATCATCAGCAATTGTAGAGCTTAAAATTTCTTTTGTTGCCTCTAACCCTTCCTGATCTAACTTCCTTAAAATTAAATTCTTATACTCAAGCACATCTAATACCTCTGTTGTATTATACACAAGCGCATCTTCCCTAAAAATATCATGCTCCATATTCTCATCTGATGAGACTTCAAGAATATTGCCATTAATGCCTACCATTACAAAATAGTCAAAAATTTTAAAATAACTTCCAATCTCAGAAATTATTTTTTTAGTTTCGGGTTTACCTTTTCTATATCTTGTAGCCGTTGGAAAAATAAGAATAATATATCCACTACTCTTTTTATCAGAAATAAATTTCATAGAATTGGCATTAAAAGCTCGCCTCTCCCTAATAGTCTCAGGATCAACTCCAATAAATGAATGTGGAGGATAAATAAATATTACACTATAGCCTAAAGATAAGCTTTTAACGAATAAATTATCCTTAAAAAGCTTAACACCCGCTATAGGAATAACATGTTCCGAAACTTCTCTACAGCTCATCCTGTTAAGTAAAAACTGAAAACAAGGAAAGTCAAAATTGCTATAATGTTCCATTAATATAAGTGAGGACTTGCCCAACCTAGACTTCTCATAAAGCTCTAAAATATGTTTAATACCAACAATAGTAGAATTACTACTCAAAAGCCTTTCTATCATTTTGTCAGCTAAACCTACACTAACAGAATCTGCCTCATGATAAGAACTCTTTAAGCAATTTATCTTTTCAATAGCTTTAAATTGACTAAGAAACTCATTCTCAATATCTTTAAAATATTTATTAAAACTATCATTCTGTATAAACATACAACTTCATCCTTCAAAGTTTTCGAAAAACAATATATTAGCAAAGTAAAAATATTACATCATTATACTTTATTTATTTGGCAAATTAAAGTAAAATCCACTTAGGCTTGTTAACAAAATCATTTAAAACAAATAAAAATTCACATAATTCAAGGAGGATGTTTATATGAAATACAAAGTAATAATTCTTTTATCTTTCTTTTCTGCTTTATTCTTAACTACCTGTTATAGTGATACACAGCAAGATAAAATAACCTTTAGAGTAACAAATGACAGCGAGCCCGATTCGCTTGATCCTCAGCTTGCTACTTCTACGCAAGCATTCAACATCATCATAAATACATTCTTAGGCCTAACA
The sequence above is drawn from the Candidatus Borreliella tachyglossi genome and encodes:
- a CDS encoding 1-acyl-sn-glycerol-3-phosphate acyltransferase translates to MFIQNDSFNKYFKDIENEFLSQFKAIEKINCLKSSYHEADSVSVGLADKMIERLLSSNSTIVGIKHILELYEKSRLGKSSLILMEHYSNFDFPCFQFLLNRMSCREVSEHVIPIAGVKLFKDNLFVKSLSLGYSVIFIYPPHSFIGVDPETIRERRAFNANSMKFISDKKSSGYIILIFPTATRYRKGKPETKKIISEIGSYFKIFDYFVMVGINGNILEVSSDENMEHDIFREDALVYNTTEVLDVLEYKNLILRKLDQEGLEATKEILSSTIADDLEKRFEVLHEEGTRIYNDLT